Genomic DNA from Cucurbita pepo subsp. pepo cultivar mu-cu-16 chromosome LG13, ASM280686v2, whole genome shotgun sequence:
TTGGAAGAGAAGCAACAACATACACGGCAGAGTTGCCAAATAATGCAGGTTACCTCTGATTATTTTACATGAAGGGCTGAGAGTGGGCCGAGTTTTATTCTTCTCAGCACTAgctttattttctacaaacaagagtaaaataataatcataatccAATCCGTTAGACAAATGAACTCAATCACATGCTCACtatttggaaaataattaaaaattgaaccaAGGAGGGACAAGAAGACTCATTACCAAAGCAAACAGAGTTATTTCTGAAGTTCTTCCCTCGCAACACACCCGATTTTTCAGGTATCTTATCATGACCTGCTTGGAAATTCAGACCAGACTCCGGCTTATGATCTCCCAGAGGAGTGTCAATGTCAACAAGGTAACTGTTGAATATAAGCGTTTCGCCAGAGCAAACTACTTCTTCTTGCTTTAAGATCCTGCATTCGAGGAGCTTCTCGCACTCATCATAGAGCATGGTCTGTGTGTCAATCTAGCCATTAGAACAAATCGACTAGTCTAACAATTAGAATGAGAAAATCCAAATTTGTAAAATCAACTCCCGAATCACATCTCAGAAATTCTATCAACTACAATCACTTCCATGAATAAGCTTCTAAATCTCTACATTCAACTCTAAGATTTAGCGCCACTAATGTTAGTTAATTCCATACTTACAGAACTACACATCTACGAGCCCAAACAAAAGATGTTGAAAGAAATAGAAACCTTATTGCTGGAACGGTGGACGTCTAAGAAGCCATCGTGATAAACTTTGCGCCTCTGCTTGAGGTGCTTAGTATAGGTCACCTTCCATCGATTCATTTCTGCCATTGCctcagcttcttcttctctctcagtttctcaaatcaaaatcaaactcgCCGACCGAGATCATATCTTGCAATTACAACGAACGGAGTGGAATTTCGCCGAGGAATTTCTTCTGGCGGGAAACTCTCCATCGGACAAAAAATGACACTACTGAGCCGCGCTCTATGATTTCATATCGAGAAATTACGGCCTATTTTCTGATCTCGTTCAATAgcgattttgttttttattttttagatttttaaatttgtatttcttttcttcaatattttaaatatattttcgcactttaaaaaatatatttttaattttaactcaatttttaaaaagaaaaactatatttcaaaattattaatttttcctattttcaaaaataataaataaataaatcatataattatcaaacacaaaaattcTTCTTTCAGTGTTagtatattaataataaattgttgcagtaattataatatttaatttaaaatatttaaagacaTATTAGTTACATTAAATacaacagaaaaataaaatttcggTGTaagaaatgcattttaaacactgtgaggctgacataCGTAATAGNGACATATTAGTTACATTAAATacaacagaaaaataaaatttctgtgtaagaaatgcattttaaacactgtgaggctgacataggtaatgggtcaaaataaacaatatctactagctacACGTATATTTGATAcattgaatatatattaaaatttattctctaattttgacctaatttatttacggtcaaataagataaaatatatttctacatctctaaaatcatatttttctttcaaaattttgatttctagAATACAAAATGTTCGGGAGTTTTTTTATAGGCACGTTTCTCTCAAGTTATCTCTTGTATCCACTTCTCGACTTTCTTATTTCTTCAAACCGAGCCAAACCTTCGAGTTGTTGAAGTAGGTTGGACTAGGTTAGGTTGATCGTCTagagtgattttgaaaaagGGTCGTCGTTATTACTTACCGTTACTTACAAAGAATCCTAATTTTGTAacgaaaataaagaaatatggTCACTTCCCGAGAAGCACTCAAGTGTGATGGTCTTCCAATATAGTCACTTCCCTTCTTACTCTTTAAGAAACATAACGGAANAGTGTGATGGTCTTCCAATATAGTCACTTCCCTTCTTACTCTTTAGGAAACATAACGGGATCTTCGGTCTTTAACTCATCCATCTAACACGTTTGGATCAAATTTTTCTACGTCACTTGAATAAACCTTACCCGATCTCTCATATCACTAATATGCAACAATACTGGTCGACTCACGTTGTTTTCATACATAAGTTGGCCTTGCTGACTCACGTCGTACGAGTCGGCCCAACGCTCTAGGGTTCTGAGCACTCGAGGCCCTAGATCTTTACGatttttcaattcaactcATTTAACTAAAACCGCTGCTAAcgatatattttttcttatggtTAATTTTACACCTATCTCTCTAGTCGTCATTATTGGCAcactatttttaaatcttatttttttaatttttaaacttataaacttaattcttcgaattaattatttttttaNTTTTTTCTTATGGTTAATTTTACACCTATCTCTCTAGTCGtctttttaaatcttatttttttaatttttaaacttataaacttaattcttcgaattaattatttttttaattcttatatttaataaatataaaattaaaatttaaacaaatagatataaatttaatttaaaaaaataaatttgttagaaagaaagtaaattaaattaaaattttaaaaaactattaaatatttttcaatgttttaaagaaaatataattctttttcttgtctGTCATTTCTCCATcaacaaaaatgatttaataaatttagattttaattatgattaatttcttaccatttatttattaattccaTATTCAAAAAACAGTGACTTAACTTCCActttaaatatatgatatttattttggatatatatagatatataataatatcataataaaaatgttggtaaatatttcttcattttttggcATAACATTAAtgtttacttttaatttttaatttttttaaaaattatattttaaatattccaaaaagcaaaattacataaaaactTACTAAAAGTCATAAATTTACCAAATTTGAAACcttaaaatttccaaatttattgACAAGTCATCCAAAAACGTAAATTCCAAgcgcctttttttttttccttttttttttctcaaggaaaaaaaagaccaaaaaagaaaaaatacataatGACTTGAATGCCCCTAGTAAAAAAAAGCTAAACAAAaccatcattattattattattacttaatatttaagtaataataataacaattccgtatattaatgaaactcaTATAATTCCAAAAAATCATAagtaaaagtttatttattttttaattatgaattgggTTTCCGGTCGCCGGCCGCCGCCTTCCGATCACTTTTTGTGAGGTGGTGTCATCGTCCCTGAAACAGGGGAAGTTGCATCTCGGCCGTCGGTGGTCTTGTTCGACAGGGAGTCGCCCTTGATGACGACCTCGGAGAGGTGAATTTGGGCTTTTCTGTCAGCAATTTGGATCTGAGTAGATTTGTAAAAGGTGGCGTAAAGGATGAGCTGAACAAGAGACGATAGTGTTCCGAGGCTGTTGGGAATCTAAGAAAACCCCGATACGGTTAGTAATTTATGAAGTGTAGATAAACATTTTCGTCTATGTATTAATAGtaataactatttaaaaatttataaagataatgaaagagtattaataaaaaatttaaaataaaaataataattataagaacaaaatttatgaatatttttattatttaagcgtgttattgaattattaccACGATGAAGGGGTCGAAATTGATGCAAGCGTAAGCGGTCCAAATAATGCCGTTGGCAAGTGAAACAAAGGATAGAGTAAACGGCATATATTCCACGCTTTTTGTCTTAATCACCAGTTTCTGCATCACACGGGACAACAcgtattttaaacatttaattttttaaaattaagattataaatatatttttatttttttaagaaaaaatagaagaaattaTACTAACCATGACCGTCAATGGTGAAGCATACATCATGATGTTGAAGACCAAACAAACTGAACCAACAATGGTAGAGCGAAGAGTGTAGGTATGAGCCAGGGTGAGAACCAGGAGGGTCAAGAAAGCCACAAAGACGACCTCAGCTAGAACCACCAGGACCACTTTTACCCGCTCCTTTCTTCCATTACAGTAAACCAAGAAGAGGACTATGTACACGAGCTCGATGACGATACCAATGCCGTTGATCGTGATGACGAGCAGACTATTTGGGTGCACCATTGGCATCCCGTACAATGTCCACACTAGACAATTCATCAACGTTGCTAGATATGGCATTGGCGAGTACTGTTCCACCGATTTCTTCTTACATATTTTGATAAACGTTGGCCtgtaaatataattcaaataaacatgTAAATAATGAGAGAAATAGCTCGGAATTCTCGACATTCTCTCTCAAGATAGTGACTCTTTAAGCTCACAATTATGGAATCACATccccttttttgtttttttaacctaatgcTCGTTTGAGCTTCATGTGTTATAATACTACGNTTTGATAAACGTTGGCCtgtaaatataattcaaataaacatgaaaatatTAGAGAAATAACTCAGAATTCTCTACATTCTCTCTTAAGATAGTGACTCTTTAAGCTCACAATTATAGAATCACATccccttttttgtttttttaacctaatgcTCGTTTGAGCTTCATGTGTTATAATACTACGTTAAAATATTATCGAGCTCTCTTTATCTTTCCAAAGGGTATTTCTCACTAACTTTTTCTCCTCAACCaaacacaattattttttaagaattgcatttaaaaaaaaaaaaaaaaatctccaaaatacaaaatgaagaagaaagaacccCTATATTCAAAACACAAAATCTTGTCCCTACTTATCAAATTTCTAGATCAAACCGNttaaaaaaaaaaaaaaatctccaaaatacaaaaggaagaagaaagaaacccTATATTCAAAACACAAATCTTGTCCCTACTTATCAAATTTCTAGATCAAACTGGAAAACGAGAATTTATTTCTGGGTCAAACTCAAAATCGAGAATTTGCATTTGGATCAAACTCAAAAACTAGAATTTGCATCTGGGTCAAACccaaaaacaagaatttgtATCTTGGTCAaactcaaaaatgaaaatttatatctGGGTTCAACCCGAAAATGAGAGTTTATTTCTGGGTTGAATTCAAAATAGAGAATTTGCATCTGGGTCGAactaaaaaaccaaaatttgtaTCTGGGTCGAACTCAAAATCGAGAATTTGCATCTGGGTCGAACTCAAAATCGAGAATTTGTATCTAGATCAAACTCAAAAGCGAAAATTTGTATCTGGGTTGAACTCGAAAACAAGAATTCGACCTAGGTCGAATccaaaaacaagaatttgtATCTGGGTCGAACCCAAAAACGAGAATTCAAGACAGGTAGCAAGCTAATACGATAGTAACGAAGCAAATACTTacaaaggagagagaaacaagaagaaagagataACATTTCCTGcaagaaaacacaaacaaaatgaaaagaaattagaatgaagaacagaaagaaCACAGAAATGAGTAAGAAACCACAAGGgtttatgaagaaaagaagaaaaagcaaaCCCACCACAGATTCCAAGCACGGTGCGAACAGCATCAGGAGAAACCATGTTTgttaagagaaaaaacagaaagctaaagagaaaagaaagggttTGGATAATGTTTGCTAAGAGAAAACAAGGGAGGTTCTATATATACAAGAAGGGACTGATTTGAATTGTAGGAAGAACAGTTGGTCACGAGCAAGTCATGTTCTAGCCAATGGAATTTCTACCCAACAAATGGACAAAGGTCAAAGGGACCCAAGAAAtaaggagagggagagataaTCGCCACTCTTTCATCTCCCTAATCCTAATTACCCATCTTAATCTCGGTTTAAACATGGAACAAATCGAGTGATTTCTTCTCGTTAGCTAAACCGAGTTTGAAATGAGAACCGTTCTCTGTCTCCGTCTTATAAACTTTCCACATATGTATAGTCTATACTACTGTATGTATCAGCCGTAACAAAAACAGAAACTTTATTCTATGGAtaaaggatatatatatataggatcAAGAGTGAGAGATTTCTTCTCGTTAGCTGAACGgagttaagaatgagaattATTCTTCGTCTCTGTCCTACTTCCAACTCCGACTTTGCTTAAATTATCGTTTCGTctaactttatatatataaacataaatctaataatatttcaaaataataataataaaagaaatatattaaatatattaaaataattaagtgtaatatcaacaaaaataaatgaaaattttccgtagacatctttatttttaaactcttttttaatcaaattgaCAACAAATTACACTTCCCAAAATGCCAAGTCTACGAACGTTTTTTTTAGTACTATAACAATATATTACTTAAATAGTACGTGAACGATATATGTATtactttaatattaaaaaaattaccttatatataaatttagtatATCTCATTGtaaatgtttgctgaatccaccCCACCTAAATGATGGTAAGAGTTcgcttatttataatcatttacagaatatataagaaatatggtaaattacaaataatacaGAAATAgcaataaaatgaaagaataataaatgaatacaatatatttgcttttaataaaaggacaaatatggtaacccgtaagatatttgacttataatgaacggtcaactattCTTAACACTAATAGaactctaaatttaaaaatacacataaatatgaaatggaaatataacaaattttaaattattttaaaattttgtagagagttaaaaataaataaataaaNTTACATATTTTGATAAACGTTGGCCtgtaaatataattcaaataaacatgTAAATAATGAG
This window encodes:
- the LOC111808637 gene encoding bidirectional sugar transporter SWEET4-like, giving the protein MVSPDAVRTVLGICGNVISFFLFLSPLPTFIKICKKKSVEQYSPMPYLATLMNCLVWTLYGMPMVHPNSLLVITINGIGIVIELVYIVLFLVYCNGRKERVKVVLVVLAEVVFVAFLTLLVLTLAHTYTLRSTIVGSVCLVFNIMMYASPLTVMKLVIKTKSVEYMPFTLSFVSLANGIIWTAYACINFDPFIVIPNSLGTLSSLVQLILYATFYKSTQIQIADRKAQIHLSEVVIKGDSLSNKTTDGRDATSPVSGTMTPPHKK